From the genome of Paracidovorax avenae:
GGCGCCACCGCAGCCTCTGCCGCCCCCCTGTCCCAGGAAGAATGGGCCGGCCCTGCACCGGTGGCCTCGCAATCCACCCAGCAACCGCTGTCGCGCGCCGAAGTGCTCGCCGACGCCAACCTGTGGCGCCGGGCCGGCCTGGACAAGTTCCAGGTGGGCGAACGCTCGCCGGCCAGCGACCCCGTGTACCAGGAACGCCTGGCCGAGTACCAGCGCCTGCGCAGCGGCCCTGAGTACGTCGCTGAAGTCCGCCGCCTGGGCGGCGACGTGAGCGCCGTGGCCAGCATGTACGAGCACGGCACCGTGCCGATGACGAACTGATGACCATGCCCACGTCCATGGTTCCCGCCCCGGGAACCGTGGGCACTGCAAAGCCCGCCCGGCAACGCCCGGCGGGCTTTGTTCCTTTGCCCGCTGTCTTTTGAGACAGAGGCGGACGGCTCACGCCGGCGGCGGATCGTCCCCGGCGGAGAACCGCACCGAAAAACACGCACCCGGTGGATTCATCCCGGGATGGGCATCCTCCAGCCGCACCTGCGCGCCATGCTGGCGCGCGATCTCCAGCACGATGGGCAGGCCCAGGCCCGAACCATCGGCATCGGTGCCCAAGGCCCGGTAGAAGGGGCGGAACACCAGTTCGCGTTCCGCCTCCGGCACGCCGGGGCCGGAATCCTCCACCTGCAGCAAGACGATGCGCCCGAACGGATCGGCCAGCACGCGCGCAGTCACCACCCCGGGCCGGCCGCTGCTGGAAGGCGTGTAGTTGATCGCGTTGTCCAGCAGATTGCGCGCCAGCTCCTTGAGCAGGGTCGGGTTGCCGTCCACCCACACGCCGGGGTCCGCCGGCTGGGCGCCCTCGTAGCCGAGATCGATGGACTTCTCCAGCGCCCGCGGCACGCAGTCCCGCACGGCCTCGCGCACCAGGCGTGCGAGATCCACCGGCTGCCGCGCCAGCACGGCACCGCCCGCTTCCGCGCGCGCGAGCGCCAGCAACTGGTTGACCGTGTGGGTCGCACGCACGCTGGCGCGGCCGATCTGCTGCAGCGAGCGCTTGAGGTCTTCCGTGCTGGTGCCTTCGCGCTGCGCGAGATCGGCCTGCATGCGCAAACCCGCCAGGGGGGTCTTGAGCTGGTGTGCGGCATCCGCCAGGAAACGCTTCTGCGTGGCCAGTGAATCCTGCAGCCGCTGCAGCAGATCGTTCACCGAATCCACCAGTGGAGCCACCTCCATCGGCACCGCCCGGTGGTCCAGCGGGGAGAGGTCGTCCGGATCGCGTGCGCGAATGCGCTCTTCCAGCCGGTGCAGCGGCTGGATGCCGCGTGCCAGCGCGAGCCAGACCAGCAGCACGGCGAGCGGCAGGATGACGAACTGCGGCAGCATCACGCCCTTGATGATCTCGGTGGCGAGCACGCTGCGCTTTTCCCGCGTTTCCGCCACCTGCACCAGCG
Proteins encoded in this window:
- a CDS encoding DUF4148 domain-containing protein; protein product: MNRKHLIAIATIAFAGATAASAAPLSQEEWAGPAPVASQSTQQPLSRAEVLADANLWRRAGLDKFQVGERSPASDPVYQERLAEYQRLRSGPEYVAEVRRLGGDVSAVASMYEHGTVPMTN
- a CDS encoding sensor histidine kinase N-terminal domain-containing protein, whose protein sequence is MKIFQREQRSLFGEILDWMLTPLLLLWPVSLALTWLVAQGLANKPFDRALEYNAHALAQLVTVQDGRAQFNLPQPAGEILRADESDIVYYQVLGPRGEFLSGERDLPRPPPPDDDRPLSGQVRLRDAELRGIEIRVAAIWVRLPMQGAPAALVQVAETREKRSVLATEIIKGVMLPQFVILPLAVLLVWLALARGIQPLHRLEERIRARDPDDLSPLDHRAVPMEVAPLVDSVNDLLQRLQDSLATQKRFLADAAHQLKTPLAGLRMQADLAQREGTSTEDLKRSLQQIGRASVRATHTVNQLLALARAEAGGAVLARQPVDLARLVREAVRDCVPRALEKSIDLGYEGAQPADPGVWVDGNPTLLKELARNLLDNAINYTPSSSGRPGVVTARVLADPFGRIVLLQVEDSGPGVPEAERELVFRPFYRALGTDADGSGLGLPIVLEIARQHGAQVRLEDAHPGMNPPGACFSVRFSAGDDPPPA